A window of Mycolicibacterium madagascariense genomic DNA:
CAGTGCGTATGCCGTCGTCGGGCCCACGAATTTGAAGCCGCGCCGTTTGAGGTCCTTCGCCATCGCCGTCGATTCCGGGGTGACGGCGGGGACGTCGGACATCGCGTGCGGGCGCGGGCGCGGAGCGGGCGCGAAGGACCACAACAGTTCGCTCAGATCGACGTCGAGGGCATCGACGGCCCGCGCGTTGGCGATGGTCGCCTCGATCTTCGCGCGGTTGCGGACGATCCCCGCGTCGGCCATCAAACGCTCCACGTCGTCGTCGCCGAAGCGCGCGACCTTGGCCGCGTCGAAGTCCGCGAATGCGCGCCGGAAGTTGTCCCGCTTGCGCAGGATGATGAGCCACGACAGGCCACTCTGGAACGCCTCGAGGGTGACCCGCTCGAACAGTTCGCGGGCGCCGCGCAGCGGCCTACCCCACTCCTGATCGTGGTAATCGCGGTACAGCACCGAGTCGGCCGTCGCCCAGCGCTCCCCCGTGAAATCGGCCCAGGCGCAACGGATTCGGCCGTCGCCGTCGAGCACCGCGGTCATGACTCGTCGCGTCGCTCGGCGCGTCCGGTCAGCGCGCCCTCCTGCTCGTCGACGCCCTCGGGCTCGGCCGCGGCGTCGGAGTCGGGCACGAAGTCGTCCACGCCGTAGGCGGCCCGCAGCGCGGCGACCTGGCCGTGCAGCTGGTCGAGTTCCTGGCCCAGCCGGTCGAGCACCCAATCCACCTCGGACACTTTGTAGCCGCGCAGGGTCTGGGTGAACTTGAGCGCCTCCACGTCGGCGCCGGTCACCTCGGAGGCGGGCAGCGCGGTGGCGGTGGTGGCGCGCGGCAGCGGTGGCAGCCGTTCACCGCGCCCGAAGAGCACGCTGCCGACGCCGAAGAGCACGATCGCCACCAGGATCAGCACGACCAGGTACAGAAGGATCAACGTCACGACGTCGATACTGCCGGAACGGTCCGACAGCGCGCTCAGCGAGGGCGCAGCGTGACCATCGGCGGCCGGTCGGCCAGCGAGACCGTCGAGGTGCGCGCGGTGTAGTCCTCGCCGTCGGCGTAGAACTGCGTCAGCCCGACGCCGGAGTCCGGCACGCCGCAGCGCGACAGCAGGGTCGCGATCACCTGGCGGCTCATCGCCGCCAGCTCGGTCAGCGGACGGTTGCGGTGCGTCCGCACCCCGAGGTTGACCTGGGCGATGGCATCGAGGCCAAGCCGGTCGTAGGTGTCGATCAGCAGGCCGATCTCCACCCCGTAGGCCGGCGCGAACGGCAGCGCCGTCAGCAGCTCACGGGTGCCCGCGTACTCGCCTCCGAGGGGCTGCAACAGGCACGTCAGCTCGGGGCGCAGGGCCGCCAGCAGCGGGCGGGCGACCAGCTCGGTGACCCGGCCGCCACCGTTGGCGTCCTCGCTGCCGCTGACCTTGAGCGGGCGCCGGTAGAACCCCTTCACCAGGTGGACGCCGTCGGTCGTCAGCAGGGGTCCCAGCAACTTGGGCACGAACATCGGATCGGGATCGATGAGGTCGGAGTCGACGAACGCCACCAGGTCCCCGGTCGTGGCGGCGAGCGAACGCCACAGCACCTCGCCCTTGCCCGGCTGCGGGGCGACCTCGGGCAGCGCGGCCTCCCGGCTGACCACCCTGGCGCCGGCGGCCACGGCGCGGATCTCGGTGTCGTCGGTCGAGCCGGAGTCCAGCACGACGATCTCGTCGACCAGGCCGCCGAGCAGCGGCGTGATGGTGTCGACGACCGAGGCGACGGTCTCCTCCTCGTTGAGCGCGGGCAGCACCACCGAGACGGTCCGGCCCGCCTTGGCGGCCTCCAGCTCGGCGACCGTCCAGCTCGGCCTGCGCCACGTGCGGTCGGTCAGCCACGGATGACGGTCCACGGCCTGCGCCGAGTCGAGTTCGGGTACGAGGCTCATGACAGTCCCCTCACGGTCCGCGCCGGTGGGCGCACGCCCTGGATCGACGCGACCATCTCCAGCACGCGTCGGGTGGGCCCCACCTCGTGGACGCGGAACATCGCCGCACCGGCGTGCGCGGCGAGTGCGGTCGCGGCCAGCGTTCCCTCGAGGCGTTCGGTCAAGCCCACTCCCAGAGTCTCCCCGACGAAATCCTTGTTGCTCAGGGCCATCAGGACGGGCCATCCAGTGTTTACAAGGTCGTTTACGTGGCGCAACAAAGTAAGACCGTGGTGAGTGTTCTTGCCAAAGTCGTGCGTCGGATCGATCAGAACGGCGTCCCTCGCGACGCCCGCGGCGACCGCCCGCTCGGCGGCGGCGGTCACTTCGGCGACGACGTCGTCGACCACGCCGCGCTCGGTCAGGCCGTAGTTCACGCGGAACGGCCGGGTGCGTGGCACCGCGCCACCGGTGTGCGAGCACACCAGCCCGGCGCCGAATTCGGCGGCCACTTCGGGCAGCCCCGGATCCGAGCCACCCCAGGTGTCGTTGATGAGGTCGGCGCCCGCGGCACACGCCTGCTTGGCCACCGTCGCCCGCCACGTGTCGACGCTGATCAGTTGGTCGGGATAGGCGGCCCGCAACCACTCGATGAACGGGACGACCCGCGCGATCTCCTCGTCGGCGTCGACGACGTCCCCCGGGCCGGCCTTGACCCCGCCGACGTCGACCACGTCGGCCCCCTCGGCGACCACCCGGTGCACGGCGGCCTTGGCCGCCTCGTCGGTGAAGGTGGCTCCGCGGTCGTAGAACGAGTCCGGCGTCCGGTTGACGATCGCCATGATCATGGCGCGATCACCGGCTACGGGACGGCCGAGAAACGTCGCCTGCATGCCATCCAGGCTACGGCCGCTCCGCCGCGGCGCGATTCGTGTCGTCGTGGTCGCGGTCGGCGCTCCTAGAACGACACGAATCCACGCGATTCGTCAGGACTTGGGACGCTTGCCGTCGGCCACCTCGGCCGGGTACTCGTCGTAGAACTCGACGTAGCCCTCGTCGCGGCCTGCCAGCACGTAGATCGGATCGTCGATCTGGCCGGCGTCCTCGTCACCCTCGCCGGTGTTGCCGCCGTAACCCTCCTTGCGGAGGTCGACCTTCTGGCTCTTGAACGTCGAGGTGTGCGCCAGCTCGGTGACGATCCTGACGAACAGCGGCACCGCGTACCCGGGCAGGTGCTCGAACGCGGCCTTGGCCAGCGCCTTGCCGTCGAACTTCGCGTCGTCCTTGAGCTGGATGGCGGCCATGCCGGCCTTGCCACCCGCACCCTCGACCTCGACGCCGAACACCGTGGACTCCTCCACCTGCGGGTCGGTGGACAGGGCGGCCTCGACCTCCGTGGTGGCGACGTTCTCGCCCTTCCACCGGAAGGTGTCGCCGAGACGGTCGGTGAACGCGGCGTGCCCGAAGCCCTGCGACCGCATCAGATCACCGGTGTTGAACCAGACGTCGCCGTCCTTGAACGCGTCGCGCACCAACTTCTTCTCGGTGGCGTCCTTGTCGGTGTACCCATCGAAGGGCTGAAAACTGCTGACTTTGCTCAGCAACAGGCCCGGCTGGCCGTTCTTGACCTTGCGCACGCGGCCGTCCTCGCCGCGCTTGGGTCCGCCGCTCTCGTCGTCGTATTCGACGAACGCGATCGGCGACGGGCAGATGCCCGTCGTCTTGTCGACGTTGAAGACGTTGAGGAAGGCGGTGTTTCCCTCGCTGGCGGCATAGAACTCGCACACCCGTGAGATGCCGAACCGCTTGGTGAACTCGTCCCAGATCGCCGGCCGCAGACCGTTTCCCGCGATGACGCGGACGTGGTGCCGGCGATCGGTGTCCTTCTTCGGCTGGTTCAACAGATAGGCGCAGATCTCGCCGATGTACACGAACGCCGTCGCTTCGTAGCGGATGACGTCGTCCCAGAACTTCGACGCTGAGAACGACTTGCCAAGGGCCAGAGTCGATCCCGAGTTCAGCACCGAGGACAGCGCGACCGTGAGCGCGTTGTTGTGGTAGAGCGGAAGGCAGCAGTACAGGGTGTCGTCGGTCGTCAACCGCATGCCGAGCCCGCCGAAGCCGGCCAGCGCCCGCAGCCATCGGTAGTGGGTCATGACGCTGGCCTTCGGCATCCCCGTGGTTCCCGAGGTGAAGATGTAGAACGCCTTGTCCTTGGCCAGGACGGCCGCGGTGGTCGCGGGGTTGGTCGCGGGCGCGGAGGCCGCCGCCTGGATCAGCTCGTCGAGGGTCATGAGCCCGTCGACGTCGGTCTCGCATTCGGTGATGGGCTCGATGAAGTCGGTCTCGGCGACGACGGCCTTGGCGCCGAGCAACCCGAGACTGTGTGCGAGCACCTTGCCGCGCTGGTGGTAGTTCAGCATCCCGGCGACGGCGCCGCACTTGACGACCGCGAGCATCAGCAGCACCGAGTGCGGGGAGTTGCGCAGCATGACGCCGACGACGTCGCCGTGTCCGACCCCGCGGGACGCGAGCACCGCGGCGTAGCGGTTGACCGTCTCGTTGGCCTCGCGGTAGGTCAGTTCCTCGTCACCGAACCGGATGAACGGCTTGTCGCCGTAGCGGGCGGCCCGCTCCTGAAACACCTTGCCGATCGAGGTCTTCGCCGTCGGCCGGGCCAGGAATCCGGTGACCACGCCGCGCGCGATGATGGGGGCGTCCTTCAACAGACCGGGCAATCGCGGGACGATGTCCAGAACGCCAACGCTGCTGCGGGTACCAGATTTCTCGTCGCTCACGGGCCAACCCTATCTAGGTGTGTTCGCCATCATTACTCGGTGCGCACGCGGCCAACGCCGCTTCCACCTCGGAGACCACGATCAGCCGGTCCATCGCGCCCGCACCGACGTAGCCAGTACCCACCAAACTCCGCAGCCATGCCAGCAGGCCGTCGTAGTGCCCGAACGGGTCGAGCATGACGAGCGGCTTGTCGTGCATGCCGAGGTAGCCCGCCGTCCACGCCTCGAAGAACTCCTCGAGCGTGCCGATGCCGCCGGGCAGGACGACGAAGGCGTCGGCCCTGTCCTCCATCACCTGTTTGCGCTCGCGCATGGTGTCGGTGACGAAGAGTTCGTCCGCGTCGACGTCGGCGAGCTCGCGGTGCACCAGCGACTTGGGGATGACGCCGATGGTGTGGCCGCTGTGGGATCGCGCGCCGTTGGCCACCGCACCCATCGCCGACACGTTGCCGCCGCCGGAGACCAAGGTCCACCCGCGGTCGGCGATCGCCTCACCGACGTCGGTCGCCAGCTGCAGCAGGTCCCGGTGCGTCGGGCCGGACGCGCAGTACACGCACACTGCCCACGGGCCGCGCGGTACGGAATCCTCTGGCGGTTCGGCGGGCACCCGTGCAAGGTACCCGGCGAGGGTCGGGCCCATTCGCCGGTGGCCGTGCGCCGGTCGACCTACACTGCGGCGGTGCCGGACGGACCGCAGGGATGCGCCGCCGCCGAGGCGGCCCTCGGTCGCGGCGATCTCGGCGCCGCCGAGGAGTTGGGCCGTGCGGCGCTGCGCGACGGGGAGTCCCTGGCGGCCCGGCTGATCGTGGCGCAGGCGTTGGCGTGGCAGGGCCGCGGTCGCGACGCCGACGCCGTGCTGGCCGAGGTGGACGAAACGGCGCTCGACGAATCCGACCTGATTGCGTGGGCCCTCCCGCGGGCGGCCAATCAGTTCTGGATGCTGGACCAACCCGAGCGCGCCACCGCCTTCCTGCGGACCGTCCGCCGGCGCGTGTCGTCGGACGGGCCGGGCGCGACGCTCGACGCCCTGCTCGGGACGTTCACGATGAACGCGGGCAGCCCCGAACGCGCGATCGAGATCTCGCGAGGGGTGCTGTCGTCGCCGGACGCCGACCAGCAGGCCATCGGGTGGGCGGCGGCCGCGGCGGCTCTGTGCCACGCGCGGATGGGCACGTTCGCCGGCGTCGACGAGTTGGCGGCCAGGGCCAGCGCCGCCGGACACCCCGGTCTGCTGCGCTTCACCAGCGCCTTCGGCCAGACCACTGCCCTGGTGATGTCGGGCCGGCTCGACCGGGCGCAGGCGCTGGCCGAGGAGTTGGCCGACGCGAGCCGTTCGTCACCGCCCGCCCACGCGATCGGTCAGCTCCTGGTCGCCGAGGTGATGATCGCCCGCGGCGACCCGGCCGGTGCGGCGGCGCTGCTGGAGCCCGCCGCCAATGTGCTTGCGCCGACCGGATATTCGTGGGGTCCGCTGGCGTGGATGCTGCTGGCGCAGGCGCTCGGGCAGGCCGGCCTGGTCGCCGACGCGGGGCGCACGCTGGCCCGCGCCGAGTCGCGGCACGGCCTCAAGTCGATGCTGTTCGCACCCGAGCTGTGTCTGGCCCGCGGGTGGGCGGCGGCCGCGCGCGGTGACGGCCCCGAGTCGGTCGGCGCCGCCCACGAGGCCGCCAGGGCCGCCGAGCGCGGAGGACAGGCGGCGGTGGCGTTGCGGGCATTGGTCGACGCGGTGCGCTTCGGGGACACCCGCGCGGTCGACGCCATCGAGCGGTCGACCGTCGACTGCGCCGTCTCCCCGTTGGCGGTCGACTACGCGCGGGCCCTGGCCGCCGGCGACGCCGACGCGCTCGACGCCGCCGCGGAGGCGTTCGACGGCATCGGCATGCACGGCGTGGCCGCGGACGCCGCGAGGCAGGCCGGCGCCGCGCGGCGCTGAGCCCGCACGCGAATTGCCGTCCGGGCCTTGCCTTCACCGGTCATAGGATCGACGCAGTGCCCAGCCCCGACCGACGGAGATCACCGTGAACGAACCCCTCCACGTCGACCCCCGCGGCGTGCGGTCCCTGTCCGAGGTCCACGAACGGGTGGCGGGCGCCATGTCTCAGCTGGCGGGATCGACGCCCGACGTCGGCGCCCTCGAGCGGGCCTACGGAACGATCTCGGCGGCCTTCGTCGCCGCCATGGGCGAGGCGCTGCCGGAGCGTGAGAAGTCGCTACGGGCCACCGGGGCCTCCTCCAGGGACATCGGGGACATGCTGCGCGAGGCCGCCCGCAGGTACGAGCAGGGCGATCGGCAGGGCGCCGAGAACCTCGGGGCGGCGGCGGGCGGTGCCCCACCCGAGCCGGCGGGCCAGGCGGCGCAGGCGGCTCAGGCCGCGCAGGCGGCTCAGGCGGCGCAAGTGGGTCAACAGGTCGGCCAGCAGGTCGGCCAGATCGTCCAGGGTGTCGCGCAGTCGGTGCAGGGCCTCGCGCAGGGGCTCAGCCAACTCCCCGCGCAGATCATGCAGGGCGTGCAGGGCACGCTGCAGTCGACCGCCGAGCACCAGGGGTCCGGTTCGACGCGAAAGACGGTGCACCGCAAAGAGTTCGAGGTCGACCGGGATGACGACGACGAGGACCGCGCCCGCGACGAACCCCGGGAGCACGATACGCGCGACGACCGGCGACGTGCGCCGTCGGTCCATGGCGAGGGTGCCCACCCGGGCAGCGGTGGCGACGGGAGGGCCCCGGTGCCGCCACCTCCCGTCGCACGGCCGCAACCCGCGCAGACGCGTCCGCAGTAGGGCGGTCCCGACCGCGGGGTCAGTCGACCAGGTAGGAGCGCAGCATGTCGGTGACCGCGGTGATCTGGGCGACGTCGACCCGCTCGTCGACCCGGTGCGCCATGTTCGGATCCCCGGGGCCGTAGTTGACGGCGGGAATCCCCAACGCGGCGAAACGCGCGACGTCGGTCCAGCCGTACTTCGCCCGCACCTGACCCCCCGCGGCCCGAACCAGTGCCGCGGCAGCGGGTTTCGCCAATCCGGGGAGAGCGCCGGGGGCGGCGTCGGTGCGTTCGACGTCGACGTCGAGCCCGTCGAGCACCTCGTGCACGTGCGCGGTCGCCTCGTCGACGCTGCGGTCGGGCGCGAAGCGGAAGTTCACCGTCACCGACGCGGCGTCGGGAATGACGTTGCCCGCGATGCCGCCCTCGATGCGCACGGCGGACAACCCCTCGCGATAGGTGCAGCCGTCGATGTCGACGCTGCGGGGCCGGTACGCCGACAGCCGGTCCAGGACGGCGCCGAGTTTGTGAATCGCGTTGTCGCCCAACCAGGATCGGGCCGAGTGGGCACGGGTGCCCGACGTCCGGACGACGAGCCGGATGGTGCCCTGACAGCCCGCCTCGATGAAGCCGCCGGACGGCTCGCCGAGGATGGCGACGTCGGCCTGCAGCCAGTCGGGCAGCTCGCGCTCGATGCGCCCGAGGCCGTTGGCGCTGGACTCGATCTCCTCGCAGTCGTACATCACCAGCGTGACGTCGTGCGACGGTGCGGGGACGGTCGCGACCAGGTGCAGGAACACCGCGTCCCCCGCCTTCATGTCCGACGTCCCGCAGC
This region includes:
- a CDS encoding DNA-3-methyladenine glycosylase I, coding for MTAVLDGDGRIRCAWADFTGERWATADSVLYRDYHDQEWGRPLRGARELFERVTLEAFQSGLSWLIILRKRDNFRRAFADFDAAKVARFGDDDVERLMADAGIVRNRAKIEATIANARAVDALDVDLSELLWSFAPAPRPRPHAMSDVPAVTPESTAMAKDLKRRGFKFVGPTTAYALMQATGMVDDHLESCWVPSVARSV
- a CDS encoding DivIVA domain-containing protein, with translation MTLILLYLVVLILVAIVLFGVGSVLFGRGERLPPLPRATTATALPASEVTGADVEALKFTQTLRGYKVSEVDWVLDRLGQELDQLHGQVAALRAAYGVDDFVPDSDAAAEPEGVDEQEGALTGRAERRDES
- a CDS encoding glucosyl-3-phosphoglycerate synthase; protein product: MSLVPELDSAQAVDRHPWLTDRTWRRPSWTVAELEAAKAGRTVSVVLPALNEEETVASVVDTITPLLGGLVDEIVVLDSGSTDDTEIRAVAAGARVVSREAALPEVAPQPGKGEVLWRSLAATTGDLVAFVDSDLIDPDPMFVPKLLGPLLTTDGVHLVKGFYRRPLKVSGSEDANGGGRVTELVARPLLAALRPELTCLLQPLGGEYAGTRELLTALPFAPAYGVEIGLLIDTYDRLGLDAIAQVNLGVRTHRNRPLTELAAMSRQVIATLLSRCGVPDSGVGLTQFYADGEDYTARTSTVSLADRPPMVTLRPR
- the folP gene encoding dihydropteroate synthase, coding for MQATFLGRPVAGDRAMIMAIVNRTPDSFYDRGATFTDEAAKAAVHRVVAEGADVVDVGGVKAGPGDVVDADEEIARVVPFIEWLRAAYPDQLISVDTWRATVAKQACAAGADLINDTWGGSDPGLPEVAAEFGAGLVCSHTGGAVPRTRPFRVNYGLTERGVVDDVVAEVTAAAERAVAAGVARDAVLIDPTHDFGKNTHHGLTLLRHVNDLVNTGWPVLMALSNKDFVGETLGVGLTERLEGTLAATALAAHAGAAMFRVHEVGPTRRVLEMVASIQGVRPPARTVRGLS
- the fadD6 gene encoding long-chain-acyl-CoA synthetase FadD6 gives rise to the protein MSDEKSGTRSSVGVLDIVPRLPGLLKDAPIIARGVVTGFLARPTAKTSIGKVFQERAARYGDKPFIRFGDEELTYREANETVNRYAAVLASRGVGHGDVVGVMLRNSPHSVLLMLAVVKCGAVAGMLNYHQRGKVLAHSLGLLGAKAVVAETDFIEPITECETDVDGLMTLDELIQAAASAPATNPATTAAVLAKDKAFYIFTSGTTGMPKASVMTHYRWLRALAGFGGLGMRLTTDDTLYCCLPLYHNNALTVALSSVLNSGSTLALGKSFSASKFWDDVIRYEATAFVYIGEICAYLLNQPKKDTDRRHHVRVIAGNGLRPAIWDEFTKRFGISRVCEFYAASEGNTAFLNVFNVDKTTGICPSPIAFVEYDDESGGPKRGEDGRVRKVKNGQPGLLLSKVSSFQPFDGYTDKDATEKKLVRDAFKDGDVWFNTGDLMRSQGFGHAAFTDRLGDTFRWKGENVATTEVEAALSTDPQVEESTVFGVEVEGAGGKAGMAAIQLKDDAKFDGKALAKAAFEHLPGYAVPLFVRIVTELAHTSTFKSQKVDLRKEGYGGNTGEGDEDAGQIDDPIYVLAGRDEGYVEFYDEYPAEVADGKRPKS
- a CDS encoding LOG family protein — translated: MPAEPPEDSVPRGPWAVCVYCASGPTHRDLLQLATDVGEAIADRGWTLVSGGGNVSAMGAVANGARSHSGHTIGVIPKSLVHRELADVDADELFVTDTMRERKQVMEDRADAFVVLPGGIGTLEEFFEAWTAGYLGMHDKPLVMLDPFGHYDGLLAWLRSLVGTGYVGAGAMDRLIVVSEVEAALAACAPSNDGEHT
- a CDS encoding tetratricopeptide repeat protein, with amino-acid sequence MPDGPQGCAAAEAALGRGDLGAAEELGRAALRDGESLAARLIVAQALAWQGRGRDADAVLAEVDETALDESDLIAWALPRAANQFWMLDQPERATAFLRTVRRRVSSDGPGATLDALLGTFTMNAGSPERAIEISRGVLSSPDADQQAIGWAAAAAALCHARMGTFAGVDELAARASAAGHPGLLRFTSAFGQTTALVMSGRLDRAQALAEELADASRSSPPAHAIGQLLVAEVMIARGDPAGAAALLEPAANVLAPTGYSWGPLAWMLLAQALGQAGLVADAGRTLARAESRHGLKSMLFAPELCLARGWAAAARGDGPESVGAAHEAARAAERGGQAAVALRALVDAVRFGDTRAVDAIERSTVDCAVSPLAVDYARALAAGDADALDAAAEAFDGIGMHGVAADAARQAGAARR
- a CDS encoding ESX-1 secretion-associated protein; amino-acid sequence: MNEPLHVDPRGVRSLSEVHERVAGAMSQLAGSTPDVGALERAYGTISAAFVAAMGEALPEREKSLRATGASSRDIGDMLREAARRYEQGDRQGAENLGAAAGGAPPEPAGQAAQAAQAAQAAQAAQVGQQVGQQVGQIVQGVAQSVQGLAQGLSQLPAQIMQGVQGTLQSTAEHQGSGSTRKTVHRKEFEVDRDDDDEDRARDEPREHDTRDDRRRAPSVHGEGAHPGSGGDGRAPVPPPPVARPQPAQTRPQ
- the dapE gene encoding succinyl-diaminopimelate desuccinylase, whose translation is MASSPAPRVRDTALDLRADPIELTAVLVDIPSESRHEQRITDEIEAALRAQAPAYEVVRSGNAVLARTNLGRPSRVLLAGHVDTVPAADNVPSRLVDGQLWGCGTSDMKAGDAVFLHLVATVPAPSHDVTLVMYDCEEIESSANGLGRIERELPDWLQADVAILGEPSGGFIEAGCQGTIRLVVRTSGTRAHSARSWLGDNAIHKLGAVLDRLSAYRPRSVDIDGCTYREGLSAVRIEGGIAGNVIPDAASVTVNFRFAPDRSVDEATAHVHEVLDGLDVDVERTDAAPGALPGLAKPAAAALVRAAGGQVRAKYGWTDVARFAALGIPAVNYGPGDPNMAHRVDERVDVAQITAVTDMLRSYLVD